CGCCCTCGCGTCGAACGACGACGTGGAGCTCGGTGTCGTCTACACGCCGATGGCGGATGAGCTGTTTGCCGCGGCGCGCGGACGCGGCGCCACGCTCAACGGCGCGCCGGTCCACGTCTCAGAGACGATGGCGCTCGTCGAGAGCTGCGTCTTTACGTCGATCGACCGGGGTCTCTGCGCGAATCCGGTCCGAATCCGGCGGTTCGTCCGGGCCGCCGAGCGGGTGGCGGAGATGCGCAGCCCCAACGCCGCGCTCGTCGACATGGCGCAGGTGTCGGCGGGCCGCGCGGACGCATTCTGGGAGGACGGGCTGCCGCCGTGGGACATGGCCGCGGGCAGCATCCTCGTCGAGGAAGCGGGCGGCGCCGTCTCCGGCCTCGACGGCGGCCGGCTGCGG
The sequence above is drawn from the bacterium genome and encodes:
- a CDS encoding inositol monophosphatase family protein, whose protein sequence is MLDLLHAAVAAARAGGGVLRERFGSPGRIRMKAAGAGPVSEADLASEDAILSHLRPTGIPILSEEAGGAASGRRWIVDPLDGTGNFIRRLPWFGVAVALASNDDVELGVVYTPMADELFAAARGRGATLNGAPVHVSETMALVESCVFTSIDRGLCANPVRIRRFVRAAERVAEMRSPNAALVDMAQVSAGRADAFWEDGLPPWDMAAGSILVEEAGGAVSGLDGGRLRLEGRSIVASNGRVHAALVAVLGE